TTGCAATTCACATCAAAATGTTTATACTATAATAAatctatcaaataaaaaaatttgaataaacaattttgtaattaatttctGAACAACGATAcatttattttctcattttttaagtTGTCTTGTGTGTTCCTgcattttgtatgcaaaaaattaCCTTAAGAAGCTATATTACATTACAAATATTTGTGGTGTGGCATACAAGGTGATTAAGCATTAATTTGTGTGTGATATACCAATATATAACAGTTCTCATCGTCTATAATTTTTTTCTGTCTGGGTTTGGCATAATTTACTAGACAACTACCTAAAACCAACCGTGCTAACAGCAAGTAAGATTACCAAGAAAAATGTATATTCTGTACATGTAATTGACAAAATAAATCATCTTAAGTTTTGCATAGCCAAGTTTACTTGATGCTTAAtctactataaatcccaaaaggaAATGCCTCTGAGGCAGTAGACTGAATATGTTTGTTCCCCGTAACATTAAAGTATTCATTACCTCATCTTTAGCTATTAAACAATCAAATGAAGAGAAAACAGGAGCTAGCaagttaattagtattttttgttaTGATACTTAGATAGAGGGCTagaaaaaaagaggaaagaaacaGAGACACAACTAGTATTAGTGTCCACAACATAGTTTACAATGTAAAATTTGTAACACAATTCTAAAATATGTAAAAGCCTATATAATAAAGACAGTCAATTTTTTATACTTTATGTACAGATAATTAAGTCCTAAATACACAATACTCAATCCCTCATTGCACACTCTTAAGTCTTAACGCATAATAAAGTTATTACATTTAAAAACCAATATTGTAGAGGATACATAAAAATTGACGATGTTAAAGTGGAGCTCACAATAACTGAAAGTATACAATcaaattaatgagaaaagtagATTTATCTATAGCAGTCATCACAATAACAAAGCATGTATAAGCTTTTCATGTTAAAGGTCACaactttagaaataaaaaagagctaaaccctaaaacctcgCCACAAGACTAGACTCTAGAAAGCAAGACAGTGATTAATGATTCCCGAAGCACTTGATAAATCAGGTTTCACCATGGATAGTCAAAACTGAGATCTGAATGCAACTTGATGCACAATGCATCTGCTCATTACTTCTACATTAATCGCAAAGTTTAAAAACTAGCAGGGATAATCTAGTGCAAAGCATAGTAGAATAGTTAAATAACATTCTTCTTCTTATCCTTATGCTTACTATTACTAGGGAGCACCAAGAGACTCTTTGTATAAGTGCAACTTCCATAGTAGTAAGCATAGTGTTGAAGACGAGGAGGACATGTAAAATGCTGGAGCAGCTCTTCTCTGATATTATATTTGACAAGCTTTAATGATCCAACCGGAATAGATGCCGGCAAAGGATCTACTCCAATAATGTCACTACCATTGGATAAGCATAGAGGATCAAAATTTAAACCAGGAATCGCATACAAAGTCCAAGATGACTGCACTTTGTATTCTTTCATCACCCATATGTCTGTTTTATGTTCAAAATAGTCATGAGAATAGAAGGCTAGGCACCCTCCTAGTATGACAAATCTGTGATTACGACGCCTTATGAGTTGTTCAGgcaaagatatttttgaaaagcttcTTTCCTTCAAATCAAATATAAGAAGACCTTCACCTTCAAGAGAGGAAAACAACCAATGAATAGAGCCATTCAAGAACAACCCACGAGATCGGCACCATATACTACCCAATGGTTTGAGGAGTGCAACATCAATATTAATCCATGAATTGGTTGTCAAGGAGAAGCAATATAAGTGTTGGCAGTTGCCACCATCTAGCCAACCTACAACAACTAAGTAATCATCCCGTGACGCGTCATGACCAAATCCATACAGATTCGAATCACCAGGAAACTTAACGGACCTCCCCTTACTATCATGAACGATACAAGAGCAAGATATTCTTTGGCTGAATCCAGTGACTGGGTTCCATACTACAAAAAGATTTGGCCGTCGGCAAAAGAGAACAAACCCTCTGCAGGACCCCACGACACCAAACCCAGAAGGTGGCTTCTTCTCGAAAGGGAAAGATACCTCTTTTACTTCGTAATTGTCGCCATTAAATACTTCTTCTAGGTGAATAACGTAAGCTTCCGTGGAGTATTTTAGGCACGCATGAGTGGGTGCGAGAGAGAGGTGAAGATGCGATTCCGCAAAGTCTGGATCGGAAATGAGAGAGTACCAAAGTTTCGAAACGCACTTGAGGCGGCCAAGATGTTTGACCGGAATCCTCAGTAGGATTCTCTGAATCAGCTCTACAGGGAGGATTTCATTGATGCTCTTCTGCTTCTTCTCCTCCATGATCGATCACTCTTCAGCTTTGTCGCAAATTCTTTTTTCGTGTGAGAGAGAGACGTGTATCACAGGATGGTGCGAGAAGAGAAGTGTTTTACCTTGGTATCGGTTACATAAATTGGTGCCTCCGatttttttgtattgttttatttttttaaacaagcAATCACAAATTGAACGGttagaaaataaacaaatttttaatcttaaaattagattctctaatttttatttttaaaaataaaaaaatttaaaaatacaaattggACTCTCCGATTTaatcatcactttttcatacaaaGAATTTATATAATCCGAATTCTTCACACTAAAACTGAGTAAAAACTGTCCCACACATTAATATAACAGTCTAAAAACCTATAATCATACACAACAAAAATGAGATTTTCGTAACAAAAAAAATGAGCCCAACTTTATTCTCTTGTTtaggctttcttcctttgtacaaaaGGAGATTTCAATCTGCTTCTGAACACAAAGGATTATTTGATAAACTTAGAAACTAAAAAGTATTAAACcccaaattattattttataaatttatgggCAATAATAAAAAGATTGGTTTATAAGAATATAAAAGTGACAAATTAgcctctaattttaaattatttatttgtataaaataaatattaaaatataaaatatatattaaagataaattaaaaaatatatttatattttgtatacAAATATAAAGTGAGTAGCTTAAATTGTCTTCACTATATTTTGTGTGTAAAAAATCTGCCTTAAGCTTTATTACATTcttcataataaatttttgtagTTTGCCGTACAAAGTAATTAACCATTAATTTTGTGCGATATAACGTTtagagtttttatttttctttttgagttTGCAAAAATTTGCTTGTAAATACTTAGAATCAATCGAGTTAATAATgagtaagattaaaaaaaaatgtatattttgtttatataattgataaaataaaacatCTTAAAATTTGTATAATTTGATGCTTAATCCATTATAAAGCACAAAAAATAATGCTCATTATACCgaatagtataaaattaattttttttcttataattgGGTAGGAgtagtttttattatataaaattaaaaataattctataaaaaaaatatgaggcAGATATGATTATTCTAACATTACAACATTCTTTACCTAATCTTTAGCTATTAAACAACCATATTTTTTGGTGTCTATTCTATTAAAAATGTAGTTTTTTTTGTTATAGAGCCGCCTAGAGAAACAGGGGAAAGAAACAGAGATACAAGACTGTTATAGTGTCCACAACATAGTTTAGAATACAAAAATTTGTAACACAACCATGAAAATTGCAAAAGCTTATACACAAGGATATGAGTATGTGCATCCATTTAAGATACTTGAGACTCAATCCGGGTGTGGACTGTCCAAAAGAGGATCATCCTGATCCAATCTAACGATGTAGTATGATCTTGATGAGCTTAACTTTAGCTACAGTTTCTTGAACAATCTTGGAGAACTTACCAGCCTCCGTGTTCTCAAAGTAACCTCACGAGGGATGTTAAGTGAAAACTCTCTTAGCCTTGCCGCTAAAAGCTTCCCAAATCTTGAAGTGTTTCATTTGAAAGGGATGGGTGTCAAAGAATGGATACTAGAG
The sequence above is drawn from the Arachis hypogaea cultivar Tifrunner chromosome 4, arahy.Tifrunner.gnm2.J5K5, whole genome shotgun sequence genome and encodes:
- the LOC112795443 gene encoding F-box/kelch-repeat protein At3g06240-like — protein: MEEKKQKSINEILPVELIQRILLRIPVKHLGRLKCVSKLWYSLISDPDFAESHLHLSLAPTHACLKYSTEAYVIHLEEVFNGDNYEVKEVSFPFEKKPPSGFGVVGSCRGFVLFCRRPNLFVVWNPVTGFSQRISCSCIVHDSKGRSVKFPGDSNLYGFGHDASRDDYLVVVGWLDGGNCQHLYCFSLTTNSWINIDVALLKPLGSIWCRSRGLFLNGSIHWLFSSLEGEGLLIFDLKERSFSKISLPEQLIRRRNHRFVILGGCLAFYSHDYFEHKTDIWVMKEYKVQSSWTLYAIPGLNFDPLCLSNGSDIIGVDPLPASIPVGSLKLVKYNIREELLQHFTCPPRLQHYAYYYGSCTYTKSLLVLPSNSKHKDKKKNVI